A window from Bos indicus isolate NIAB-ARS_2022 breed Sahiwal x Tharparkar chromosome 1, NIAB-ARS_B.indTharparkar_mat_pri_1.0, whole genome shotgun sequence encodes these proteins:
- the LOC139184083 gene encoding THO complex subunit 2-like, with amino-acid sequence MAAVTVVVPVEWIKNWEKSGRGEFLHLCRILSENKSLDSSTYRDFQQALYELSYHVIKGNLKHEQASNVLSDISEFREDMPSILADVFCILDIETNCLEEKSKGDYFTQLVLACLYLVSDTVLKERLDPETLESLGLIKQSQQFNQKSVKIKTKLFYKQQKFNLLREENEGYAKLIAELGQDLSGNITSDLILENIKSLIGCFNLDPNRVLDVILEVFECRPEQDDFFISLLESYMSMCEPQTLCHILGFKFKFYQEPNGETPSSLYRVAAVLLQFNLIDLDDLYVHLLPADNCIMDEHKREIVEAKQIVRKLTMVVLSSDKIDEREKEKEKEEEKVEKPPDNQKLGLLEALLKIGDWQHAQSIMDQTPPYYAASHKLIALAICKLIHITIEPLYRKVGIPKGAKGSPVSALQNKRAPKQAESFEDLRRDVFNMFCYLGPHLSHDPILFAKVVRIGKSFMKEFQSDGRKQEDKEKTEVILSCLLSITDQVLLPSLSLMDCNACMSEELWGMFKTFPYQHRYRLYGQWKNETYNSHPLLVKVKAQTIDRAKYIMKRLTKENVKPSGRQIGKLSHSNPTILFDYILSQIQKYDNLIAPVVDSLKYLTSLNYDILAYCIIEALANPEKEKMKHDDTTISSWLQSLASFCGAVFRKYPIDLAGLLQYVANQLKAGKSFDLLILKEVVQKMAGIEITEEMTMEQLEAMTGGEQLKAEGGYFGQIRNTKKSSQRLKDALLDHALALPLCLLMAQQRNGIIFQESGEKHLKLVGKLYDQCHDTLVQFGGFLASNLSTEDYIKQVPSIDVLCNEFHTPHDAAFFLSRPKYAHRILSKYDELKKSEKGSKQQHKVHKYITSCEMVMAPVHAAVVSLHVSKVWDDISPQFYATFWSLTMYDLAAPHTSYEREVNKLKIQMKAIDDNQEMPPNKKKKEKERCTALQDKLLEEEKKQMEHVQRVLQRLKLEKDNWLLAKSTKNETITKFLQLCIFPRCIFSAIDAVYCARFVELVHQQKTPNFSTLLCYDRVFSDIIYTVSSCTENEASRYGRFLCCMLETVTRWHSDRATYEKECGNYPGFLTILRATGFDGGNKADQLDYDNFRHVVHKWHYKLTKASVHCLETGEYTHIRNILIVLTKILPWYPKVLNLGQALERRVHKICQEEKEKRPDLYALAMGYSGQLKSRKSYMIPENEFHHKDPPPRNAVASVQNGPGAGPSSSSIGSVSKLDESSAEDTDKSRERSQCGVKALKASSATPKGNSNNGNSGSNSSKTVKENDKEKGKEKEKEKKEKTPTTTPEARVLGKDGKEKPKEERPNKDEKAREMKERTLKSDKEKEKFKKEEKAKDEKFKTTVPNVESKSTQEKEREKELSRERDTAKEMKSKENVKGGEKTPVSGFLKSPVPRSDIAEPEREQKRRKIDTHPSPSHSSTVKDSLIELKESSAKLYINHTPPPLSKREMDKKDLDKSRERSREREKKDEKDKKERKRDHLNNDREVPLDLTKRRKEENGTMGVSKHKSESSCESPYPNEKDKEKNKSKSSGKEKGGDSFKSGKTDKISSGGKKGVDRSLS; translated from the exons ATGGCGGCCGTAACTGTGGTGGTTCCTGTAGAGTGGATAAAGAACTGGGAGAAATCAGGGAGAGGCGAATTTTTACATTTATGCCGGATCCTCAGTGAAAATAAAAGCCTCGATAGTTCAACTTATAGAGATTTCCAGCAAGCTCTTTATGAATTATCATACCATGTCATTAAAGGAAATCTAAAGCATGAACAGGCATCTAATGTTCTTAGTGACATTAGTGAATTTCGTGAGGATATGCCCTCCATTCTTgctgatgtattctgcatattagATATCGAGACAAATTGTTtagaagaaaaaagcaagggagactATTTTACACAATTGGTATTAGCATGTTTGTATTTAGTTTCAGACACAGTTCTAAAGGAACGCTTGGATCCAGAAACATTGGAATCGTTAGGGCTTATCAAACAATCACAGCAATTCAATCAAAAGTCAGTTAAAATCAAGACAAAACTCTTTTACAAGCAGCAAAAATTTAATTtgttaagagaagaaaatgaaggttATGCCAAGCTGATTGCTGAATTGGGGCAAGATTTATCTGGAAATATTACTAGTGATTTAATCTTAGAAAATATCAAATCTTTAATAGGATGCTTTAATCTGGATCCCAATAGAGTTCTGGATGTCATTTTAGAAGTGTTTGAATGCAGGCCGGAACAAGATgacttctttatatctttattagAATCTTACATGAGTATGTGTGAGCCGCAAACACTGTGTCATATTCTTGGGTTCAAATTCAAGTTTTATCAGGAACCAAATGGAGAGACTCCTTCATCTTTATACAGAGTTGCAGCAGTACTTCTACAATTTAACCTTATTGATTTAGATGATCTTTATGTACATCTTCTTCCAGCTGATAATTGCATTATGGATGAACACAAGCGAGAAATTGTAGAAGCTAAGCAGATCGTTAGAAAACTTACAATGGTTGTATTGTCTTCTGATAAAATTGACGAgcgagagaaagaaaaggaaaaagaagaggagaaagtggAGAAGCCACCTGACAACCAAAAACTTGGTTTGTTGGAAGCCTTGTTAAAGATTGGTGATTGGCAGCATGCGCAGAGCATTATGGATCAGACGCCTCCATACTATGCAGCTTCACATAAACTAATAGCCCTTGCTATTTGCAAGCTGATTCATATAACTATTGAGCCTCTCTACCGAAAAGTTGGCATTCCTAAAGGTGCTAAAGGCTCACCTGTTAGTGCTTTGCAAAATAAGAGAGCGCCAAAACAAGCAGAGAGCTTTGAAGATTTGAGGAGAGATGTCTTCAATATGTTCTGTTACCTTGGTCCCCACCTTTCTCACGATCCCATTTTATTTGCTAAAGTGGTGCGGATAGGCAAGTCATTTATGAAGGAGTTTCAGTCTGATGGACGCAAacaagaagataaagagaaaacgGAAGTTATCCTTAGCTGTTTGCTTAGCATTACTGACCAGGTATtacttccatctctttctttGATGGACTGCAATGCTTGTATGTCTGAGGAACTATGGGGGatgtttaaaacatttccatATCAGCATAGATATCGTCTGTATGGCCAGTGGAAGAATGAAACTTACAACAGTCATCCACTTTTAGTAAAAGTTAAAGCTCAAACAATAGACAGAGCCAAATATATCATGAAGCGTCTAACCAAGGAAAATGTGAAGCCTTCTGGAAGACAAATTGGGAAGCTGAGCCACAGCAATCCAACCATTTTGTTTGATTATATCTTGTCACAAATACAGAAGTATGATAACTTGATAGCACCTGTAGTAGATTCATTGAAATACCTCACTTCGTTGAATTATGACATCTTGGCCTATTGTATCATTGAAGCTTTAGCTAatccagaaaaggagaaaatgaaacatgACGACACAACCATCTCAAGTTGGCTTCAGAGTCTGGCTAGTTTCTGTGGTGCAGTTTTTCGTAAATATCCAATTGATCTTGCTGGTCTTCTTCAGTATGTGGCTAATCAGCTAAAGGCAGGCAAAAGTTTTGACCTGCTTATACTGAAAGAAGTGGTACAAAAAATGGCAGGAAtagaaattacagaagaaatgacAATGGAGCAACTAGAAGCCATGACTGGTGGAGAACAACTAAAAGCTGAAGGTGGTTATTTTGGCCAGATAAGAAACACTAAAAAATCCTCCCAGAGATTAAAGGATGCACTATTAGACCATGCTCTTGCTCTTCCTCTCTGCTTGCTTATGGCTCAGCAGAGGAATGGGATAATCTTTCAGGAAAGTGGAGAGAAACATTTGAAACTTGTGGGAAAACTCTATGATCAGTGTCATGATACCCTGGTACAGTTTGGTGGGTTTTTAGCATCTAATCTAAGCACAGAAGATTATATAAAGCAAGTGCCTTCAATTGATGTGCTCTGTAATGAATTTCACACACCTCACGATGCAGCATTTTTCCTGTCTAGGCCAAAGTATGCACACCGTATTTTGTCAAAGTATGACGAACttaaaaaatcagagaagggAAGTAAACAGCAGCATAAAGTTCATAAGTACatcacatcatgtgaaatggtaATGGCTCCTGTTCATGCAGCAGTGGTTTCCTTACACGTTTCCAAAGTCTGGGATGACATCAGTCCTCAATTCTATGCCACATTCTGGTCATTGACAATGTATGACCTTGCAGCTCCACATACCAGCTATGAACGGGAAGTCAATAAACTTAAAATCCAGATGAAAGCAATTGATGATAACCAGGAAATGcctccaaataaaaagaaaaaagagaaggagcgATGTACTGCCCTTCAGGACAAGCTTCtcgaagaagaaaagaaacagatggaACATGTACAGCGAGTTCTGCAGAGACTGAAACTGGAAAAGGACAACTGGCTTTTAGCAAAATCTACCAAAAATGAGACCATCACAAAATTTCTACAGCTGTGTATATTTCCTCGATGTATTTTTTCAGCAATTGATGCTGTTTACTGTGCTCGTTTTGTTGAATTGGTACACCAACAGAAAACTCCAAATTTTTCCACACTTCTTTGCTATGATCGAGTTTTCTCTGATATAATTTACACAGTCTCAAGCTGTACTGAAAATGAAGCTAGTCGATATGGGAGATTCCTTTGCTGCATGTTAGAGACTGtgaccaggtggcacagtgatagaGCCACGTATGAAAAGGAATGTGGAAATTACCCAGGATTCCTTACTATATTACGAGCAACTGGATTTGATGGTGGAAATAAAGCTGATCAATTAGACTATGACAATTTTCGACACGTTGTACATAAATGGCACTACAAACTGACCAAGGCATCGGTACATTGCCTTGAAACAGGCGAATATACGCACATCAGGAATATCTTGATTGTGCTAACAAAAATACTTCCTTGGTACCCAAAAGTTTTGAATCTGGGTCAAGCTTTGGAAAGAAGAGTGCATAAAATCTgccaagaggaaaaagagaagaggcCAGATCTATATGCATTGGCTATGGGCTACTCTGGGCAGTTGAAAAGTAGAAAGTCATACATGATACCTGAAAATGAGTTTCATCACAAAGACCCCCCTCCAAGGAATGCAGTTGCCAGTGTACAAAATGGGCCTGGTGCTGGGCCTTCTTCATCGTCGATCGGAAGTGTATCTAAGTTGGACGAAAGCAGTGCCGAGGACACTGATAAATCAAGGGAGAGATCTCAGTGTGGTGTGAAAGCTCTTAAAGCTTCTAGTGCCACACCAAAAGGGAAttcaaataatggaaatagtggtTCTAACAGCAGCAAAACtgttaaagaaaatgacaaagaaaaaggaaaagagaaagaaaaagagaaaaaagaaaagactccaACTACTACTCCAGAGGCCCGAGTACTTGGTAAAGATGgtaaagaaaaaccaaaggaagaacggccaaataaagatgaaaaagcaagagagatgaaGGAAAGAACACTTAAATctgacaaagagaaagaaaaattcaagaaggaagaaaaagctaAAGATGAGAAATTCAAGACCACTGTCCCAAATGTAGAATCAAAGTCAactcaagaaaaggaaagagagaaggagctGTCTAGAGAACGagatacagcaaaggaaatgaaatcaaaggaaaatgttaaaggaggagagaaaacaccAGTTTCTGGGTTCTTGAAGTCACCTGTTCCCCGATCAGATATTGCAGAGCCTGAAAGGGAACAGAAACGTCGCAAAATTGATACCCATCCTTCTCCATCACATTCCTCAACAGTAAAG GACAGTCTCATCGAACTCAAAGAGTCTTCAGCAAAGCTCTACATTAATCATACTCCTCCACCACTGTCCAAGAGAGAAATGGACAAGAAAGATTTGGACAAGTCAAGGGAAAgatccagagaaagagaaaaaaaggatgaaaaggaCAAGAAAGAGCGGAAAAGGGATCACTTAAACAATGACCGAGAAGTGCCACTGGACTTAACCAAGAGGCGGAAAGAGGAAAATGGAACAATGGGGGTTTCAAAACACAAAAGTGAAAGTTCATGTGAGTCTCCTTATCCAAAtgagaaagacaaggaaaaaaataagtcaaaatcTTCAGGCAAAGAAAAAGGCGGTGACTCATTTAAATCTGGAAAGACGGATAAAATCTCCTCTGGTGGCAAAAAGGGTGTGGACAGATCCCTAAGCTGA